One stretch of Akkermansia sp. RCC_12PD DNA includes these proteins:
- a CDS encoding efflux transporter outer membrane subunit, translating to MRPNQYITRLILLGTVVTASSCMMGPDFKPVDMPMPAAFRGAGASTESIADLPWWKVFKNKDLQDLLTDTYNNNRDLKAAMARVEKARQYITVTEAPLFPWADYAGSLSKGANYTSGNIVQTTGTTLTPGMIDGGISWELDIWGKTRRLTEAARADYLASEEGQRALMLSLLRQVADSYLQLLQLDEQLAIVQKSVESYSECLRLFDEQLEGEVGDKLQVSSAKAALASSQAQIPAIEAQIANLENAVSALAGRAPGHIRRSGSLRDISYNIKVPAGIPAYILSRRPDVRQSEYQLRAANADVGAAIADYFPTISLTAAGGIASSDLRHVQGRRSGWGIGANLTGPLFQAGRLTASEKAAKAEFLAAKNDYEQTVLNALSEVSSTLIQRTKLRDITTIQSEAVEAYQTAVKLSFERYRTGLSNYIEVLYAQQNLYPAQIQLSQYYYQHASTLVSLYTALGGGWNMSHKAIMDGPSRR from the coding sequence ATGCGACCGAATCAATATATCACACGCCTCATTCTGCTCGGGACTGTCGTGACGGCTTCCTCATGCATGATGGGCCCCGACTTCAAGCCCGTGGACATGCCCATGCCCGCTGCATTCAGGGGCGCCGGAGCATCCACGGAATCCATCGCAGACCTCCCCTGGTGGAAAGTATTCAAGAACAAGGACCTTCAAGACCTCCTGACGGACACCTACAACAATAACCGCGACCTGAAAGCGGCCATGGCGCGCGTGGAAAAGGCACGCCAGTACATTACCGTGACGGAAGCCCCTCTCTTCCCGTGGGCGGACTATGCCGGCAGCCTCAGCAAGGGGGCCAACTACACCAGCGGCAACATCGTGCAGACCACAGGCACCACGCTGACGCCCGGCATGATTGACGGCGGCATCTCCTGGGAACTGGATATCTGGGGCAAGACCCGCCGTCTGACGGAAGCGGCGCGTGCGGATTACCTGGCTTCCGAAGAAGGCCAGCGCGCCCTGATGCTCTCCCTGCTCCGCCAGGTGGCTGACTCCTATCTCCAGCTCCTCCAACTGGACGAACAGCTTGCCATTGTGCAGAAATCCGTGGAATCCTATTCCGAATGCCTCCGCCTGTTTGACGAACAGCTGGAAGGCGAGGTAGGCGACAAGCTCCAAGTATCTTCCGCCAAGGCTGCCTTGGCCTCCTCCCAGGCACAGATTCCCGCTATTGAAGCGCAAATAGCCAATCTGGAAAACGCTGTCTCCGCCCTGGCGGGACGCGCTCCCGGCCATATCCGCCGTTCCGGAAGCCTCCGCGATATTTCCTACAATATCAAGGTTCCCGCCGGCATCCCGGCCTATATCCTTTCCAGAAGGCCCGACGTGCGCCAGAGCGAATACCAGTTGCGCGCCGCCAATGCCGACGTAGGCGCGGCCATTGCCGACTACTTCCCGACCATCTCCCTGACGGCAGCCGGAGGCATCGCCTCAAGTGACTTGCGCCATGTGCAGGGACGCCGTAGCGGCTGGGGCATTGGGGCCAACCTGACGGGACCTCTCTTCCAGGCGGGCAGGCTCACAGCCTCTGAAAAGGCGGCCAAGGCGGAATTCCTGGCGGCCAAGAACGACTACGAACAAACCGTGCTCAACGCCCTGTCTGAAGTCTCCAGCACACTGATCCAGCGCACCAAGCTCCGCGACATTACGACCATCCAGTCTGAAGCCGTGGAAGCCTACCAGACGGCCGTAAAGCTTTCCTTTGAACGCTACCGCACTGGCCTTTCCAACTACATTGAAGTGCTGTACGCCCAGCAGAACCTGTATCCGGCGCAGATCCAGCTCTCCCAGTACTATTATCAGCACGCCAGCACACTGGTATCCCTGTACACGGCACTGGGCGGCGGCTGGAACATGAGCCACAAGGCTATCATGGACGGCCCTTCCAGGCGATAA
- a CDS encoding PEP-CTERM sorting domain-containing protein yields MKTKYLSLLAAILGSSLCCGASINDLNPAYSKDYTIYDGSNGDTLNVSSPTTVPVSGTTSWTMAFTISGLEATSGTDVGLLFTYNTTSNYKNLEGMGFQLTDSGDLTLCVGGFNYNGGTAAASPWKTNTLSGYSAEQPLTLFYTYSNGNVTISAMLGNDTSSLTTLASLNGTGVRFGSVTMTQLNFSAKDGSGNTWSVPNGITGEYTLNNFDLYMGALTEDQMKEYALSAVPEPASASLGLLGLGLLLGRRRRG; encoded by the coding sequence ATGAAGACCAAATACCTGTCCCTCCTGGCCGCCATTCTGGGAAGCAGCCTGTGCTGCGGCGCTTCCATCAATGATCTGAATCCGGCTTATTCAAAGGATTATACCATCTACGACGGAAGCAACGGAGATACTCTGAATGTCTCTTCTCCCACCACCGTTCCGGTGAGCGGAACCACTTCATGGACCATGGCATTCACCATTTCCGGTCTGGAAGCCACCTCCGGAACGGATGTGGGCCTACTGTTCACCTATAACACCACCTCCAACTACAAGAACCTGGAAGGAATGGGCTTTCAGTTGACGGATTCCGGAGACCTTACCCTGTGCGTGGGAGGCTTTAACTACAACGGAGGCACCGCTGCCGCTTCCCCCTGGAAAACGAATACCCTGTCCGGCTATTCCGCAGAACAGCCCCTTACCCTGTTTTACACTTACAGTAATGGAAATGTCACCATTTCCGCCATGCTGGGCAATGACACGTCTTCACTGACCACTCTTGCATCTTTGAACGGCACCGGCGTCAGGTTCGGCAGCGTCACCATGACCCAGCTCAACTTCTCCGCCAAGGACGGTTCCGGCAATACCTGGAGCGTCCCGAACGGGATCACCGGGGAATATACCCTGAACAACTTTGACCTGTATATGGGAGCCCTGACAGAAGACCAGATGAAGGAATACGCTCTGAGTGCCGTTCCGGAACCGGCCTCAGCCTCGCTCGGACTGCTGGGATTGGGGCTCCTGCTCGGCCGTCGCCGCCGCGGCTGA
- a CDS encoding efflux RND transporter periplasmic adaptor subunit produces the protein MYNKPLTIAATTILLCSPVIILSSCEKKDAGAGQPQALVPDVQVTKLVTEDVPIKAIWIGNLRGTEDAEIRSQVTGYLLSKDYKDGAYVKKGQTLFQIDPRPFQATLEQAQGRLEQYEATLKKYQLDVERYTPLVKSGSVSRKQLDDALQQVQETQAAIATAKAQVDQAKINLKFTTITAPISGLAGLATPSIGNLLTPSSPTPLTTISAIDPIRVDFNPSDKDFLDLSSLDESSNGKKGFKFNVILPNGTLYPQQGYSVAADRNVDTQTATINVVGHIPNPNLILRPGMFVRIQATVKILKNATLVPPRSILSNQSAKFIVYLDDKNIPHMQVVQTGPVVDGMQVIDIIPMPNSTFTKDSPIVVEGIQQAARLQGQAPVNPTPYKHVVSQPVMPSVGAQSFEKAKTPEGMHHDNAQPASK, from the coding sequence ATGTACAACAAGCCTTTGACGATTGCCGCCACCACCATTCTCCTGTGCTCTCCGGTGATAATTTTAAGTTCCTGTGAAAAAAAGGATGCCGGAGCCGGCCAACCGCAGGCTCTCGTTCCTGACGTGCAGGTAACCAAGCTGGTGACCGAAGACGTGCCGATCAAGGCGATATGGATAGGCAACCTGCGCGGCACGGAAGACGCGGAAATCCGCTCCCAGGTGACGGGCTACCTGCTTTCCAAGGACTACAAGGACGGCGCCTATGTCAAGAAGGGCCAGACGCTTTTCCAGATTGACCCGCGCCCCTTCCAGGCAACGCTGGAACAGGCCCAGGGACGCCTGGAACAATACGAAGCCACACTGAAGAAATACCAGCTGGACGTAGAACGCTATACCCCGCTGGTCAAGTCCGGGTCCGTCAGCCGCAAGCAGCTGGACGACGCCCTGCAACAGGTTCAGGAAACGCAAGCCGCCATCGCTACGGCCAAGGCGCAGGTGGACCAGGCGAAGATCAATCTCAAGTTCACGACAATCACCGCCCCCATTTCCGGCCTGGCCGGCCTGGCGACTCCCTCCATCGGCAACCTGCTCACTCCCTCCAGCCCCACGCCTCTGACCACGATTTCCGCCATTGATCCCATCCGCGTGGACTTCAACCCCAGCGATAAGGATTTTCTGGACCTCAGCTCCCTGGATGAAAGTTCAAACGGCAAAAAGGGATTCAAGTTCAACGTCATCCTTCCCAACGGCACCCTTTACCCCCAGCAAGGCTACTCCGTGGCGGCCGACCGCAACGTGGACACCCAGACGGCCACTATCAATGTCGTCGGCCACATTCCCAACCCGAATCTGATCCTGCGCCCCGGCATGTTCGTCCGCATCCAGGCCACTGTGAAAATCCTGAAAAACGCCACGCTGGTTCCGCCACGCTCCATCCTGTCCAACCAGAGCGCCAAATTCATCGTCTATCTGGACGACAAGAACATTCCCCACATGCAGGTGGTGCAAACCGGACCCGTCGTTGACGGCATGCAGGTGATCGACATTATTCCGATGCCCAATTCCACGTTCACGAAGGACAGCCCCATTGTGGTGGAAGGCATTCAGCAGGCCGCCAGATTGCAGGGACAAGCCCCTGTCAACCCGACTCCCTACAAGCATGTCGTCTCCCAGCCCGTCATGCCCTCCGTAGGCGCCCAGTCCTTTGAAAAGGCCAAAACTCCGGAAGGCATGCACCACGACAACGCCCAGCCGGCCTCCAAATAA
- a CDS encoding efflux RND transporter permease subunit → MSSFFIKHPTIAIVISIVMILLGGLALLGLPIEQYPNIVPPTIKMQATYPGANAETVANSVASPLEQSISGVVGMDYMTSTNANNGICSLSIVFEVGTDPNMDQTLAYMRYGQATAQLPSEVAQMGITITQSTGSPLAVLNLYSPDNSLNAIFLSNYAYVSLVDPVKRVPGVGDVQVFGAGRYAMRIWLDTTKMAAQNISVGEVQAAIREQNTVIPAGQIGAEPAPPGTEFTYSIQTKGRLKTAEEFGDIIIRANGNKLLYLKDIAKVELGSQTYNVSSKYNGKDSGAIAVYAAPGSNAINTVDALKKLFEERSRSFPPGMEYNMTLDTTLAVRASIVEIEHTLVEALLLVVLVVFVFLQGWRATLIPAIAVPVSIIATFALFPLLGFTLNTICLMGMVLAIGLVVDDAIVVVEAVESHMERGLTPRQAAFAAMEEVSGPVIAIALVLAAVFLPSLLLPGITGTLFQQFAVTIAISMLISAFNALTLSPALSAILLKPKDPNKGGPLKFFYRVFNRGYDATASGYTKICHFLTRKLIISIPLLALIAYAIIPVAKHIPNGFLPDEDQGYLFSALIMPEARSLQLTTAAADKVSELIRQNPNVKDVIAISGFSLLTGVQSTNNAFFFVMLKPWEERPNPDQSAKAITAELNRLLSTKVSEGVTMCFQPPAIAGVGSANGVTFMLEDRDGKGTEYLAEQTDIFVKEASKLPIFDPLHNGSVRSVMSFAVDQKDVRLDEEKCATLGVSISEANNLLQAYMGSLFINYITLYGQQWQVYIQAQGDDRNGTDMLKNFYVKNDTGSSVPLSTLVKITDTKGPEFLLRQNLYNSSKLMVTPAMGFSNSQAMEALQKTFEACMPTDMGYSYADMSYQEQKIQNGINIVQIFMLSSIFVFLILAALYERWALPLSIFMTVPIAALGAFLGLYWFGYELNLYAQIGLVMLIGLAAKNAILIVEFAVIEMERGKTLMEATLSAARIRLRPILMTSFAFILGCVPLAIASGSGAYSRNIIGIVVIAGMTMATVVGIFLIPSSFYFIMKLFRVRIARKTVETDDPDEIIARKHLFHEAHESLKG, encoded by the coding sequence ATGTCCAGCTTTTTCATCAAACACCCGACCATCGCCATCGTCATTTCGATCGTGATGATCCTGCTCGGCGGCCTGGCACTGCTGGGGCTCCCCATTGAGCAGTACCCGAACATCGTCCCGCCCACCATCAAGATGCAGGCGACCTATCCGGGCGCCAATGCGGAAACGGTGGCCAACTCCGTAGCCTCCCCGCTGGAACAGTCCATTTCCGGCGTGGTGGGCATGGATTACATGACTTCCACGAACGCCAACAACGGCATCTGCTCCCTGAGCATCGTCTTTGAAGTAGGAACAGACCCGAACATGGACCAGACGCTGGCCTACATGCGCTACGGCCAGGCCACCGCCCAGCTTCCGTCGGAAGTGGCCCAGATGGGCATCACCATCACCCAGTCCACGGGCAGCCCGCTGGCCGTGCTCAACCTGTACTCCCCGGACAACAGCCTGAACGCCATTTTCCTGAGTAATTACGCCTACGTGAGCCTGGTGGATCCCGTCAAACGCGTCCCTGGCGTGGGCGACGTGCAGGTGTTCGGCGCGGGCCGCTATGCCATGCGCATCTGGCTGGACACCACCAAGATGGCTGCCCAAAACATCTCCGTGGGAGAAGTTCAGGCCGCCATTCGTGAACAGAATACCGTGATTCCCGCCGGCCAGATCGGCGCGGAACCGGCGCCTCCCGGAACGGAATTCACGTACAGCATCCAGACCAAGGGACGCCTGAAGACCGCTGAGGAATTCGGCGACATCATCATCCGTGCCAACGGAAACAAGCTGCTCTACCTAAAGGATATCGCCAAGGTGGAACTGGGCTCCCAGACCTACAACGTATCCAGCAAGTACAACGGGAAGGACTCCGGCGCCATCGCCGTGTATGCGGCCCCCGGCTCCAACGCCATCAATACGGTGGACGCCCTGAAAAAGCTTTTTGAAGAACGTTCCCGCAGCTTCCCGCCCGGCATGGAATACAACATGACGCTGGACACCACGCTGGCCGTGCGCGCCTCCATTGTGGAAATCGAACACACGCTGGTGGAAGCCCTCCTCCTCGTGGTGCTGGTGGTATTCGTCTTCCTGCAGGGCTGGCGCGCCACCCTGATTCCCGCCATCGCCGTACCGGTCTCCATCATCGCCACCTTCGCGCTGTTCCCGTTGCTGGGCTTCACGCTGAACACCATCTGCCTGATGGGCATGGTGCTGGCCATCGGCCTGGTGGTGGACGACGCCATCGTGGTGGTGGAAGCCGTGGAATCCCACATGGAGCGCGGCCTGACGCCGCGCCAGGCGGCTTTCGCCGCCATGGAGGAAGTGTCCGGCCCGGTCATCGCCATTGCCCTCGTACTGGCGGCGGTGTTCCTGCCGTCCCTGCTCCTTCCCGGCATCACGGGTACGCTGTTCCAGCAGTTCGCCGTGACCATTGCCATTTCCATGCTGATTTCCGCGTTCAACGCGCTGACGCTCTCGCCGGCCCTGTCCGCCATCCTGCTCAAGCCCAAGGACCCGAACAAGGGCGGCCCCCTGAAATTCTTCTACCGCGTCTTCAACCGGGGCTATGACGCCACCGCCAGCGGCTACACGAAGATATGCCACTTCCTGACCAGGAAGCTCATCATTTCCATTCCTCTGCTGGCCCTGATCGCGTACGCCATCATCCCCGTAGCCAAGCACATTCCGAACGGCTTCCTGCCGGACGAAGACCAGGGCTACCTGTTCTCCGCCCTGATCATGCCGGAAGCGCGCTCCCTCCAGCTCACGACCGCCGCCGCGGACAAGGTCAGCGAACTGATCCGGCAGAATCCGAACGTCAAGGATGTGATCGCCATTTCCGGGTTCAGCCTTCTTACCGGAGTGCAGAGCACGAACAACGCCTTCTTCTTTGTGATGCTGAAGCCCTGGGAGGAACGCCCCAATCCGGACCAAAGCGCCAAGGCGATTACCGCCGAGCTGAACAGACTATTGAGCACCAAGGTTTCCGAAGGCGTCACCATGTGCTTCCAGCCTCCGGCCATTGCGGGGGTGGGTTCCGCTAACGGCGTCACCTTCATGCTGGAAGACCGCGACGGCAAGGGAACGGAATACCTGGCCGAACAGACGGACATCTTCGTGAAGGAGGCCAGCAAGCTTCCGATTTTTGATCCTCTCCATAACGGCAGCGTGCGCAGCGTCATGTCCTTTGCCGTGGATCAAAAGGACGTGCGGCTGGACGAGGAAAAATGCGCCACGCTGGGCGTCAGCATCAGCGAGGCCAACAACCTGCTCCAGGCGTACATGGGCTCCCTGTTCATCAACTACATCACGCTGTACGGCCAGCAATGGCAGGTGTACATCCAGGCCCAGGGCGACGACCGGAACGGAACGGACATGCTCAAGAACTTCTACGTGAAGAACGACACGGGCAGTTCCGTACCCCTCTCCACGCTCGTCAAGATCACGGACACCAAGGGGCCGGAATTCCTGCTGCGCCAGAATCTGTACAACTCATCCAAACTCATGGTCACTCCGGCCATGGGCTTCTCCAACTCCCAGGCCATGGAGGCCCTGCAAAAAACGTTCGAGGCCTGCATGCCCACAGACATGGGCTACAGTTACGCGGACATGAGCTATCAGGAACAGAAAATCCAGAACGGCATCAACATCGTGCAGATTTTCATGCTCTCCTCCATCTTCGTGTTCCTGATCCTGGCGGCCCTGTATGAACGTTGGGCCCTTCCGCTCAGTATTTTCATGACGGTGCCGATTGCGGCCCTGGGCGCCTTTCTCGGCCTGTACTGGTTCGGCTATGAACTGAACCTGTACGCACAGATCGGCCTGGTGATGCTCATCGGGCTGGCGGCCAAGAACGCCATTCTGATCGTGGAATTCGCGGTCATTGAGATGGAGCGCGGCAAGACGCTGATGGAAGCCACGCTTTCCGCGGCCAGAATCCGCCTGCGTCCCATCCTGATGACCTCCTTCGCCTTCATCCTGGGCTGCGTACCGCTGGCCATCGCCTCCGGTTCCGGAGCCTACTCCCGCAACATCATCGGGATCGTGGTGATCGCCGGGATGACGATGGCGACAGTCGTGGGCATCTTCCTCATTCCGAGTTCCTTCTACTTCATCATGAAGCTCTTCCGCGTGCGCATCGCCCGGAAGACTGTGGAAACGGACGATCCGGATGAAATCATCGCCCGCAAGCACCTCTTTCATGAAGCCCATGAATCACTGAAAGGCTGA